A window of the Desulfovibrio sp. Fe33 genome harbors these coding sequences:
- a CDS encoding toll/interleukin-1 receptor domain-containing protein, whose translation MSWKDKYHLARNLDAVLFTIAEKCSLEGNQEIAEVIRKARVDYTEPYFDDFAGGHLYSFKFNIPQSVYRTIYDRQEEVEKYLSEALSKFSRNDREYVENLSILAYEEYQQPVASKSRTKPIPAVAKSRIWKEGKYRVFLSHKVQYKVQTAKLKAELAAYGIDCFVAHEDIHPTKEWQEEIENALFSMDAFIALMTDNFSDSAWTDQEVGVAYGLQVPMIAIDLGKTPYGFIGKFQALRCSWEEAPKKIVPLLINEEKVLDAYIGVVEKCSSFNEGNTLAQLLPHIEQLSLAQANRLIEAFNANSQVSGSHGFQGEHPDVYGPGLQKTLERITGDKYIKTYSKIEKASS comes from the coding sequence ATGAGCTGGAAGGATAAATATCACCTTGCACGTAATCTAGACGCTGTACTTTTTACGATAGCTGAAAAGTGCTCTCTGGAAGGGAATCAGGAAATCGCAGAAGTTATCAGGAAAGCTAGGGTTGATTACACAGAGCCTTATTTCGACGATTTCGCAGGTGGGCACTTGTATAGTTTCAAGTTCAATATCCCGCAGTCTGTGTATCGTACAATTTACGACAGGCAGGAAGAGGTAGAAAAGTACCTTTCTGAAGCCTTGAGCAAGTTTTCTCGTAATGATCGAGAATACGTGGAAAATTTGTCTATCCTTGCTTACGAAGAGTACCAGCAACCTGTAGCCTCTAAAAGCAGAACAAAACCGATACCAGCCGTTGCAAAAAGCAGAATCTGGAAAGAAGGAAAATACCGCGTCTTTTTGAGCCACAAAGTTCAATACAAAGTTCAAACAGCCAAGCTTAAGGCCGAGCTGGCAGCGTACGGGATAGATTGCTTTGTGGCCCATGAGGATATCCATCCAACGAAAGAATGGCAGGAAGAAATCGAAAATGCGCTCTTTTCCATGGATGCGTTCATAGCTTTGATGACGGATAACTTTTCCGACAGTGCGTGGACAGATCAAGAGGTTGGAGTGGCTTATGGACTTCAAGTTCCCATGATCGCGATAGATTTGGGAAAGACACCATATGGCTTCATAGGAAAATTCCAGGCTCTTCGTTGCTCATGGGAAGAAGCGCCCAAAAAGATTGTACCGTTACTGATAAATGAAGAAAAAGTGTTGGATGCCTATATTGGCGTTGTTGAAAAATGTTCATCATTTAATGAAGGCAACACCCTCGCACAATTACTTCCTCATATTGAACAATTATCACTGGCCCAGGCAAACCGGCTGATTGAAGCTTTTAACGCCAACAGTCAAGTCAGCGGGAGTCACGGTTTTCAGGGAGAGCATCCAGATGTATACGGTCCAGGACTTCAGAAAACTCTAGAGCGTATAACCGGTGATAAATATATCAAAACTTACAGTAAGATAGAAAAAGCCAGTTCTTAA